The proteins below come from a single Paludibacter jiangxiensis genomic window:
- a CDS encoding DUF5686 and carboxypeptidase-like regulatory domain-containing protein — protein sequence MGKRLSAVRLFILILFSAGINHPLSAQKLQETTILEGRVIDAQTNEGVSYATLMTVRTGEGTITDENGRFALKITRSTGRIKLSCVGYKTDTVPYRKGGTTPFVIKLKPKIQQLQEIVIKPAKKRYKNKGNPAVELIEKVIAHKKDNHQGNWQYLENTKYEKIIFGLSNYTSKFRPDNTPKSFHFLFNHTDTSSMKGKKLLPLYIQEKLSDNYFSKSPAHEKEVIKATKTVDYGKYFSMEGISVYLKNIYETIDLYDNNISFLTNQFVSPIANAAPTFYKYFIMDTVKLDNISCVRLYFSPRNKTDMLFQGDLYITLDSCYAVRQADFSVNRDINLNWVKEANINLTYSKNKKNEWLLESDHVGIDFGLPKTELGVYGQRTTTYNNYQTDTPRDEAFYKKPAVETDSIALHSENYWAANRPQPLSISEAGIYTMIDSLKQVPTFKRSMDLVYLLLYGYKSVGPFAIGSLYNFVGYNPVEGYRVQFGGKTTSQFNEHVYLSGYGAYGFHDKTWKYSFTGAIGMDSKSIFRFPANYLKISYQYDAKTPGNEMSLSQSYNFIAALVWGNYNKFFYNRIFQAEYLHEFKSHFSYTAGFQYVRETPRGMLYFNHSDYSLQTNDKAYLPIAELYGKLRYAPHEKFYQEQLSRFTMPTSYPIFELEYRIGNKAFGNSYNYQKIRLSAFKRFKLSVLGYSDVALEGGKLFGTVSYPLLFIHPATQNYLFDDTKYNLINFLEFVSDRYASLSIDHNFNGFFLNKIPLLKKLNWREAVTCKVLYGDIGSRNNPAYNDQLFRFPENSDGSAATHKLGRTPYVEVSAGIGNILRIFRIDFVKRLTYLNNPDISDFGIRASMKMDF from the coding sequence ATGGGTAAAAGATTGTCGGCTGTACGTCTCTTTATTCTGATTCTCTTTTCTGCAGGAATCAACCATCCACTTTCTGCCCAAAAGTTACAGGAGACAACCATCCTCGAAGGTCGTGTAATTGATGCACAAACCAACGAGGGAGTTTCTTATGCTACATTGATGACTGTCCGTACAGGTGAAGGAACCATAACTGACGAAAACGGTAGGTTTGCTCTAAAAATTACCCGTTCTACAGGAAGAATCAAATTGTCATGCGTCGGCTACAAAACGGACACCGTACCTTACCGCAAAGGTGGAACAACTCCATTTGTCATAAAGCTCAAACCTAAAATTCAGCAACTTCAGGAAATTGTAATAAAACCGGCAAAAAAACGGTATAAAAACAAGGGCAATCCGGCAGTTGAACTGATTGAAAAAGTAATTGCTCACAAAAAGGACAATCATCAGGGCAACTGGCAGTATCTGGAAAACACCAAATATGAAAAGATCATATTCGGCCTGAGCAATTATACCTCTAAATTTCGTCCAGACAACACTCCAAAGAGCTTTCATTTCCTTTTTAATCATACCGACACCTCCTCCATGAAAGGGAAGAAGTTGCTCCCGCTGTATATTCAGGAAAAGCTATCGGACAACTATTTCAGCAAGTCGCCTGCACACGAAAAAGAGGTGATAAAAGCAACAAAAACGGTGGATTACGGCAAATATTTCAGCATGGAAGGCATTTCCGTTTATCTGAAAAACATTTATGAAACTATCGATTTGTACGACAACAACATAAGCTTCCTGACCAATCAGTTCGTAAGCCCCATTGCTAATGCCGCGCCGACGTTCTATAAGTATTTCATTATGGACACGGTAAAGCTGGATAATATCTCTTGCGTGCGCCTCTATTTTTCGCCCCGCAACAAAACCGACATGCTTTTTCAGGGCGATCTCTATATCACCCTTGACAGCTGCTATGCGGTGAGACAAGCCGATTTCAGCGTCAACAGAGACATTAATCTCAACTGGGTAAAAGAAGCCAATATCAACCTGACTTACAGCAAGAATAAAAAGAACGAATGGCTATTGGAATCGGATCATGTCGGAATTGACTTCGGGCTACCCAAAACCGAACTGGGTGTGTACGGGCAACGTACAACAACCTACAACAACTACCAAACCGACACTCCGCGCGATGAAGCGTTTTACAAAAAACCAGCAGTAGAGACCGACAGTATAGCACTGCACTCAGAAAACTATTGGGCAGCAAACCGACCCCAACCCCTCTCAATATCGGAGGCCGGCATCTACACGATGATTGACAGCCTGAAACAGGTACCCACCTTCAAACGTTCAATGGATTTGGTCTATCTTTTGTTGTACGGCTATAAATCGGTTGGACCATTTGCTATCGGGTCGCTCTATAATTTCGTGGGGTATAATCCGGTGGAAGGTTACCGTGTTCAATTCGGAGGGAAAACCACCAGCCAGTTCAACGAGCATGTATATCTTTCAGGCTACGGAGCCTATGGATTCCACGACAAAACATGGAAATATTCGTTTACGGGAGCTATCGGAATGGATTCGAAAAGCATCTTTCGATTTCCGGCCAATTATCTGAAGATTAGCTATCAATACGACGCCAAGACTCCGGGTAACGAGATGTCACTCAGTCAGAGTTACAACTTCATAGCTGCCTTGGTGTGGGGTAATTACAACAAATTTTTCTACAACCGGATTTTCCAGGCCGAGTATCTTCACGAATTTAAAAGCCATTTTTCATATACTGCCGGCTTTCAATATGTTCGCGAAACTCCCCGCGGAATGCTCTATTTCAACCACTCGGATTACAGCCTGCAAACAAACGACAAGGCATACCTGCCCATTGCTGAGCTATACGGGAAACTCAGGTATGCTCCGCACGAAAAATTCTATCAGGAACAATTGAGCCGGTTCACCATGCCAACCAGTTATCCGATTTTCGAGCTGGAATACCGCATCGGGAACAAAGCTTTTGGGAACAGTTATAACTATCAAAAAATCAGACTATCGGCTTTCAAACGGTTCAAATTATCGGTATTGGGATATTCGGATGTAGCTTTGGAAGGTGGAAAATTATTCGGTACGGTTTCGTATCCCTTACTATTTATACACCCGGCAACACAAAACTACCTGTTCGATGACACCAAATACAACCTGATAAACTTTCTTGAATTCGTCAGCGACCGTTATGCTTCACTAAGTATCGACCACAATTTCAACGGATTCTTCCTTAATAAAATACCTTTATTAAAGAAACTGAACTGGCGTGAGGCCGTCACCTGCAAGGTGTTGTACGGAGATATCGGTTCCCGCAACAATCCGGCATACAACGATCAGCTCTTTCGCTTTCCCGAAAACAGTGATGGAAGCGCCGCAACTCACAAACTGGGACGCACACCTTATGTAGAGGTTAGTGCGGGCATCGGTAACATTTTGCGTATCTTTCGGATCGATTTTGTCAAACGACTAACCTACCTCAACAATCCGGACATTTCAGACTTTGGAATACGAGCCAGCATGAAAATGGATTTTTAG
- the ybaK gene encoding Cys-tRNA(Pro) deacylase: protein MKHQKTNAARILDRMGITYELVAYEVDESDLSAVHVAAQLGQNVEQVFKTILLRGDRNGVFVCIVPGAEEVNLKLAASVSGNKKAETVAMKELLPLTGYIRGGCSPLGMKKPYPIYLHSSANQFPFVYISAGQRGLQLKLAPTDLIKAVNATVTDLI from the coding sequence ATGAAACATCAAAAAACAAATGCGGCACGAATCCTGGACCGCATGGGAATTACATACGAACTGGTTGCCTACGAAGTAGACGAAAGCGACCTAAGTGCGGTGCATGTTGCCGCGCAACTCGGACAAAATGTAGAACAGGTATTCAAAACCATTCTTCTGAGAGGGGATCGCAACGGAGTATTTGTCTGTATTGTGCCCGGTGCCGAAGAGGTAAATTTGAAACTGGCGGCTTCTGTTTCGGGCAATAAGAAAGCGGAAACAGTTGCCATGAAGGAACTGCTTCCGCTTACAGGTTATATCCGGGGAGGATGTTCTCCACTCGGGATGAAAAAGCCCTACCCTATTTATTTACATTCGTCTGCCAACCAGTTTCCGTTTGTTTATATCAGTGCCGGACAGCGTGGTTTGCAACTCAAACTTGCTCCGACAGATCTAATCAAGGCAGTAAATGCTACAGTCACGGATCTGATATAG
- a CDS encoding DUF2264 domain-containing protein, with amino-acid sequence MRFNLCVKFVLSGLLFACVGLSTFAQTHKTRSNVFKVENPDFKKSPYSGMTREHWKEAALYLLKGAFSYVKTLDDPMYFPKQEGKSYPRNEGQIPTAKLEGLCRTLFMAAPLLKENPQLEINGIRVADYYRHQILKLLDPASPTYIKPRSSEMGPHQNLVEFGGLSVSLFAIPEILWNPLTQQQKDALEATMVSYGDGPTIAQNWKFFNIFILSFFKSQGYKVNEPLLNEYVQKALDHYDGDGWYNDRPAYDYYSMWAFQMYGMFWSEYYGKKNYPEYAAKFAENFKPMKSNYPYMFGRNGDMIMWGRSITYRFGATAPFSFMGFEDDPSTNYGWMRRIASGALLQFLQNSDFLQDNVPTLGFYGPFDAAVQSYSCRGSVYWCAKAFLGLLLPESNPYWSAKENEGPWATGELAKGTVVNKFLKGPHILITDYPNSGAAELRAWCNVKMDKASEPFRAEESYNRLAYNSAFPWQADGKNGEVAMNYVVKTASANRWEPFHLYKFNRYENGIYYRDVEMEFNKNLAFRLADITLPDGILRVDVVSGTEKADVRLGHYSLPQVGAPVKDELRKVQGKEVHIINNGKYQLAMVPLKGWQGTEVVRTKGLNPVANESAVIDSFDHFDPANGTKKVYVTLMLWKNANEKWTSQQLNQVTRVDVDQNSKTIKVYLSNGRVKTVVFN; translated from the coding sequence ATGAGATTTAATCTGTGTGTTAAGTTTGTTCTGTCCGGTTTGTTGTTTGCTTGCGTTGGCCTGTCAACGTTTGCCCAAACACACAAGACCCGGTCTAACGTGTTTAAAGTTGAAAATCCCGATTTCAAAAAGAGTCCTTATTCCGGAATGACCCGCGAGCACTGGAAAGAGGCTGCTCTTTATTTGTTGAAAGGTGCTTTCAGTTATGTGAAAACGCTGGATGATCCGATGTACTTCCCCAAGCAGGAAGGTAAGAGCTATCCCCGCAATGAAGGACAAATTCCGACGGCGAAGCTTGAAGGATTGTGTCGAACCTTGTTTATGGCGGCTCCTTTGCTGAAAGAAAATCCACAACTGGAGATTAACGGTATCAGGGTGGCCGATTATTATCGTCATCAGATCCTCAAATTGCTTGATCCTGCCAGTCCAACCTATATAAAGCCCCGTTCTTCGGAAATGGGACCTCATCAGAATCTGGTGGAATTCGGAGGTTTATCTGTCTCTTTGTTTGCCATTCCCGAAATTTTGTGGAATCCGTTGACACAACAACAAAAGGATGCTCTTGAAGCCACAATGGTGAGTTATGGCGACGGTCCTACTATTGCTCAAAACTGGAAGTTTTTCAATATTTTCATCCTGAGTTTCTTCAAGAGTCAGGGGTATAAAGTAAACGAGCCTTTGCTCAACGAGTATGTCCAAAAAGCGCTTGATCACTACGATGGCGACGGTTGGTACAACGATCGTCCGGCTTATGATTATTACAGCATGTGGGCATTTCAGATGTACGGAATGTTCTGGTCTGAATATTACGGGAAAAAGAATTATCCGGAGTACGCAGCCAAATTTGCCGAAAATTTCAAACCGATGAAGTCGAACTATCCCTACATGTTTGGCCGTAATGGGGACATGATTATGTGGGGACGTAGCATAACCTATCGTTTCGGAGCAACGGCGCCGTTCTCTTTTATGGGTTTTGAAGACGATCCTTCTACAAACTACGGTTGGATGCGCCGTATTGCATCGGGAGCTTTACTTCAATTTCTTCAGAATTCCGATTTTCTGCAAGACAATGTGCCAACTTTAGGATTTTACGGGCCTTTCGATGCTGCCGTGCAGTCGTACAGCTGTCGTGGAAGTGTTTATTGGTGTGCAAAGGCTTTTCTCGGACTGCTTTTGCCTGAAAGTAACCCATACTGGAGTGCCAAAGAAAACGAAGGGCCTTGGGCAACCGGTGAACTGGCGAAAGGTACTGTGGTCAATAAATTTCTGAAAGGTCCGCACATTCTTATTACCGACTATCCCAATAGCGGAGCCGCTGAGCTACGTGCGTGGTGCAATGTGAAGATGGATAAAGCATCCGAACCATTCCGCGCAGAGGAATCGTACAACCGCTTGGCATACAATAGTGCTTTTCCGTGGCAAGCCGACGGCAAAAATGGTGAAGTGGCGATGAACTATGTTGTAAAAACAGCGTCGGCAAACCGTTGGGAACCATTTCATCTCTATAAGTTTAATCGCTATGAAAATGGGATCTATTATCGTGATGTGGAAATGGAGTTCAATAAAAACCTGGCGTTCCGGTTGGCCGATATTACACTGCCTGACGGGATCCTTCGCGTGGATGTTGTCTCAGGAACAGAAAAGGCCGACGTTCGTTTGGGACACTATTCATTGCCGCAAGTTGGAGCTCCCGTAAAAGATGAACTTCGTAAAGTTCAGGGCAAAGAGGTTCATATTATCAATAACGGAAAATACCAGTTGGCGATGGTTCCTCTCAAAGGATGGCAGGGCACCGAAGTGGTGCGGACGAAAGGCTTGAATCCGGTAGCCAATGAAAGTGCCGTGATAGATTCTTTTGATCATTTCGATCCGGCTAACGGGACCAAAAAAGTTTACGTTACCCTGATGTTGTGGAAGAATGCGAATGAAAAGTGGACATCTCAGCAGTTGAATCAGGTGACGCGGGTGGACGTAGATCAAAACAGTAAAACAATTAAAGTTTACCTGTCAAATGGCAGAGTGAAAACGGTCGTTTTTAACTAA